The genomic window GCCACGCGGCAATTTCAGTAAGCAGTGGATACGCCTCTATTTCAATGCGCCAACCCTGATCTTCGGTGAGGTGCCAGTGCAGCGTGTTCATCTTGTATCGGGCCAGCAGGTCAATGTAGTCTTTTACGGTTTGCACATCGAAAAAATGCCGGCAAACATCCAGCAGCATACCGCGGTGTAGAAAAGCGGGTTGGTCCTTAATCTGTGCCGTGGCGAGGTGAACAGCGGCTTCGGGTGCTTCCAATGGCAAAATTTGCAGCAGGGTATAGATGCCCCGGTGAAGTCCGGTTAAACGTGCTGCAAACAATTCAATGCCGCGGTTTTGAATCTGCAATTCGTAAGCTTCGTCTGCTGTTGATTCCAGGCGGAAACCGGCATCATCACATCGAAGGGTAATGGCTGCGTCAGAGCAGTTTTTTGATTCGCAAAATCGGGCAGTGTACCCGCGCTGGTTAAGAAGTTCGGCGATTTGTTTGGCCACGGGTTCTGCACAGTCGTTGGCTGCAATCACAATCCGGGTGGGCAGCACCATGGTCTTGCCTGTAAGTTCAAGGTGCTGCACCATCGGTACCAGCGACCATTCTTTGGGAAGGAGCAGGTTGGCGGGTTCACCTTTGGGCAGGGTGCAACCCCAAAGGAGCCCGGTGAGAATCAATAAGAGGTATCTCATTCCCAGGTGTGCACAAATGCCGATTCAATCAGGTCGTCCTGTTGCTTGTGTGTGATGGCGTATTCAAAGCCGTTGTAGATGCTGTAAGCGCCATACTCACCGTGTTTGTTGATGGCGAGGAATCCCACCTGCATGTCCTCTACGTTGGGGTGTTTGCGGATGATTCGGTTCACGGCTTCAACGCATGCTTCCTGGGGTGTGGCTCCGTGCCGCATCATTTCTACCACGGTATGGCTGCCCGCAATGCGAATCACGGCCTCGCCCACACCGGTAGCCGTGGCTGCGCCCACTTCGTTGTCCACAAAAAGACCGGCGCCAATAATGGGTGAATCACCTACACGGCCGTGCATTTTGTAGGCCAGTCCGCTGGTGGTGCATGCCCCGCTGAGGTTGCCCTTGGCGTCAATGGCCACCATACCGATGGTATCGTGGTTTTCGATGTTCACCAGCGGTTTGTAATCGCTTTCTTTGAGCCACTGTTCCCAGCGCTCGCGGGCTTCGGGTACGGGTACGTCGAGGGTGCTTCGCTCAAAGCCGTTCTCAATGGCAAAGTCATAGGCACCTTTGCCCACGAGCATGATATGGGGTGTGGTTTCCATTACTTTGCGGGCCACGCTGATCGGATTTTCAATGTGCTGCAAAAAAGCCACGGCACCGCACCTGCTTTGGTGGTCCATGATGCAGGCGTCGAGGGTAACATGCCCGTTTCGGTCGGGCAAACCACCCAATCCTACACTGCGGTTGGTGAAATCACTTTCGGAAACACGAACACCCTGCTCTACCGCATCGAGTGCGGTTCCGCCGTTGCTCAGCACCTCCCATGCTTTGGCGTTGGCGGCTACTCCGTGCCTCCATGTGGACAGCACAAGGGGTTTGTGTCCTTCGCCTGATGTGGTTTTTTGGTCGTTGGCTGGTGTGATCTGGTCCTGGCCGTCAATAACGATACAGCGGTTCAGAAGCACTCCGGTTCCGCCCAGGGCGGCAAGTTGCAGAAATCTTCGTCGGTTGGTCATGGGATGTAATTTGAGAAGGCTCCAAGGTAATAAAATGATTTATCTCTTCTATCTCAATTGGGCGGAATAGAACAGAGAAAGGAATTCTGGACGACTCCCGGCTGGCAGGTAGTTCGGAGCCTTTCACTCCTTTTGTTGCATGGCTTGGGTTGAAAAGTGTGGTAAAACCCCACAAGGTGTAGGTATTTCCGTCAACACTACATTGCGCGTTAGGTTTTAAATGGCATGATATAAGCAATTTAAATTTTGGTACGGGGGTTGACAGGGCGAGCGAGGCAATTTTTAATGTAATCCAATTTAATCAATGAAATTAATGCAGAGTACCATTCATCACAATCTTGTGCTCAGATGTTTTCTGTCCATCAAAAAGTTTTTTGGCCTGTTGTTCTTTTCTTTTTTGGCCTTCAGTTCCGGATCTGTGAGTGCTCAGTCTACCACAACTTCCGGTATGGAAGGTTTAATA from Cryomorphaceae bacterium includes these protein-coding regions:
- a CDS encoding glycosylasparaginase, which encodes MTNRRRFLQLAALGGTGVLLNRCIVIDGQDQITPANDQKTTSGEGHKPLVLSTWRHGVAANAKAWEVLSNGGTALDAVEQGVRVSESDFTNRSVGLGGLPDRNGHVTLDACIMDHQSRCGAVAFLQHIENPISVARKVMETTPHIMLVGKGAYDFAIENGFERSTLDVPVPEARERWEQWLKESDYKPLVNIENHDTIGMVAIDAKGNLSGACTTSGLAYKMHGRVGDSPIIGAGLFVDNEVGAATATGVGEAVIRIAGSHTVVEMMRHGATPQEACVEAVNRIIRKHPNVEDMQVGFLAINKHGEYGAYSIYNGFEYAITHKQQDDLIESAFVHTWE